One stretch of Leptospira bourretii DNA includes these proteins:
- a CDS encoding PP2C family protein-serine/threonine phosphatase produces the protein MRELAITILSSLLFFLILLFSFIGFQNNAKRLPFFHYPSGLIVNIGEENHTHWGNSVLQEDLEKFASISDFSNIDSFPLHIKDHKGEIYEENFKLTTIRKTDVLGVFFSDLFLAFFSLAIAVYFYYSTRDALIFGFFFNFGLIILSNVFVLTFNNSIFLFVLTLYLGSFLQYHLIYRLRGKEINSKWLLPQVLISFIMAMIASQEKYDMLLIERVVLVAHAITVLFGSINIIANVYDIIKSKPQEEALIKRIVLVFSILLYVALPISILFFDGYPWFFVHRSLFIVTYLLFILSFFYGTYRYTFVPSLVIFTPSIVTLILVSIILGTYIGSIFILDYILPIRYLKDRWVFNLIYLFLVTAYLIPLKLRVKELFDYWFFEQNPKLSEGINKITALLSSPLSMRKTILTINRTVKETVNVSNIIILIPGDQFASTDLKNINFVRISPQSEIWNYFKSTDRVTVTSHLEYGIGLRETLYNFLKGLNVQLAFPAYDSSSNKKNIQAMILIGEKLDKKYFSIGELKFINEVVKISGMLLENYSLLEDEIQKRKIVRDIQTASIVDNTLRLILPSEVKGIDYGYISKPAVGISGDYLDIIPVSQTKMIVLLGDVAGHGLGTGFLVSAIKGIVREQLRNGTSLEGLFREINSFFRARYKGNEFMTLLGGIFDSKENIFKYVNAGHLSLIEMRADGQIKLHSKTQRVLGILETDYHAQELKLLPGTKLFLYSDGITEAFSERDEIFGEETLIEFLHFNAQKTVKEIPTLLETKMTNFRGNREQSDDITFIGLSFTPN, from the coding sequence ATGAGAGAACTTGCCATCACCATACTTTCTTCTCTTTTGTTTTTTTTGATTCTCCTATTTTCATTTATTGGGTTTCAGAATAACGCCAAAAGACTTCCTTTTTTTCATTATCCATCCGGCCTCATTGTCAATATTGGGGAAGAGAATCATACCCACTGGGGAAACTCTGTGCTCCAAGAAGATTTGGAAAAATTTGCATCCATTTCCGATTTCTCAAATATTGACTCCTTTCCCTTACATATCAAAGACCATAAAGGTGAAATTTACGAAGAAAATTTCAAACTAACCACGATTCGTAAAACAGATGTTCTTGGAGTCTTTTTCTCAGATTTATTTTTGGCCTTTTTTAGTTTAGCCATCGCCGTTTATTTTTATTACTCCACAAGAGATGCTTTGATCTTTGGTTTTTTCTTTAATTTTGGTCTGATCATTCTTTCCAATGTTTTTGTATTAACATTTAATAACTCGATTTTCCTATTTGTGTTAACTTTATATTTAGGAAGTTTTTTACAATACCATTTGATCTATAGGCTTCGCGGAAAAGAGATCAATTCAAAATGGCTTTTGCCTCAAGTGTTAATTTCTTTTATTATGGCAATGATCGCATCACAAGAAAAATACGATATGTTGCTTATCGAAAGAGTGGTTTTAGTGGCTCATGCTATCACCGTTTTATTTGGCTCAATCAATATTATTGCAAATGTTTACGATATCATCAAATCAAAACCACAAGAAGAAGCGCTGATCAAAAGAATTGTTTTGGTTTTTTCAATTCTTCTTTATGTAGCTCTTCCTATTAGTATTCTTTTTTTTGATGGGTACCCTTGGTTTTTTGTTCATAGATCTCTTTTTATCGTTACCTATCTTTTGTTTATTCTTTCTTTTTTTTACGGAACGTATCGTTACACCTTTGTCCCTTCATTGGTAATTTTTACTCCCAGTATTGTCACTTTGATCCTAGTTTCTATCATTTTAGGAACATATATTGGCTCTATATTTATTTTGGATTATATTCTTCCCATTCGATACCTAAAAGATCGATGGGTATTCAACCTTATTTATCTTTTTTTAGTAACTGCGTATTTGATTCCACTCAAACTACGAGTGAAAGAATTATTTGATTATTGGTTTTTTGAACAAAATCCAAAACTCAGCGAAGGGATTAATAAAATCACCGCACTTTTATCTTCTCCACTTTCGATGCGAAAAACAATCCTCACCATCAATCGAACGGTAAAAGAAACCGTGAACGTTTCTAATATCATAATCTTGATTCCAGGAGATCAATTCGCAAGTACCGATTTAAAAAATATAAATTTCGTACGAATTTCTCCTCAATCGGAAATATGGAATTATTTCAAAAGTACAGATCGAGTCACTGTTACTTCCCATCTCGAATATGGAATTGGATTACGTGAAACCTTGTATAACTTTCTAAAAGGATTAAATGTTCAATTAGCATTTCCAGCTTACGATTCTTCTTCTAACAAAAAGAACATCCAAGCAATGATTCTCATTGGAGAAAAATTAGATAAAAAGTATTTTTCAATTGGAGAGCTTAAATTCATCAATGAAGTTGTAAAAATTTCAGGAATGTTACTCGAAAACTATAGTTTGTTAGAAGATGAAATTCAAAAACGTAAAATTGTCAGAGACATTCAAACTGCGTCCATCGTTGACAACACACTTCGACTTATTTTGCCAAGCGAAGTCAAAGGGATTGATTATGGTTATATTTCCAAACCAGCCGTAGGAATTTCTGGAGATTATTTAGACATCATCCCTGTATCACAAACAAAAATGATCGTTTTATTAGGTGACGTTGCAGGACATGGACTCGGCACGGGATTTTTAGTCAGTGCTATCAAAGGTATAGTGAGAGAACAACTTAGAAATGGTACTTCCCTCGAAGGATTATTTCGTGAAATCAATTCGTTTTTTCGAGCACGTTACAAAGGAAATGAGTTTATGACTCTCCTCGGTGGAATTTTTGACTCTAAGGAAAATATATTTAAATATGTAAATGCAGGTCACCTTTCGTTAATCGAAATGCGAGCTGATGGACAAATTAAATTACACTCCAAAACTCAAAGAGTATTAGGAATTTTAGAAACCGATTACCATGCCCAAGAACTCAAATTACTTCCCGGAACAAAACTTTTCCTTTATTCGGACGGAATCACAGAAGCCTTCAGCGAAAGAGACGAAATTTTTGGTGAAGAGACTTTAATTGAATTTTTGCATTTCAATGCGCAAAAAACCGTAAAAGAAATTCCGACATTATTGGAAACCAAGATGACAAATTTTCGTGGGAACCGCGAACAATCGGATGATATTACATTTATTGGTCTTTCTTTTACGCCCAACTAG